A genome region from Candidatus Zixiibacteriota bacterium includes the following:
- a CDS encoding right-handed parallel beta-helix repeat-containing protein, whose translation MRNPFKFLIVSIFLLVLFSNSLAQINRTWYVNDLKDKKIGVGSKDEPFRDLQYAFDQAKDGDTIFVFPGTYEAKPEEYIEELCGNCQEHKTRVTATRGFIIQNKGLNIIGSGKDNTILVTSAGYGVLFEQSRNSFITKLKITGGKRDPDGNATDAGIVTKFSTVTIKDLEVSDNTHRLDGVVVGIGGVFGRENSEIHILNSRIQNNGWDGVALYRGATAYIADNVICDGRGAGIGITWDAVATVYRNEISGYWKGIGTFGNSRAVVRNNLVHENLGWGIIATGTSYMDASNNVITRNGNCGFAVWSAECKGVCTNNIITDNGWRKEWVCPCVGIWATDINPNFPITYNDVLNNSAGNYKDLPDQTEQNGNLSVDPLFESQTDFHLKSGSTLIDKGNPLLTDPDGSISDPGLYGGPNARR comes from the coding sequence ATGAGAAATCCATTCAAGTTTCTAATAGTCTCTATTTTCCTTTTGGTTTTATTCTCGAACTCTTTAGCCCAGATAAATAGAACCTGGTATGTGAATGACCTCAAAGATAAGAAGATCGGAGTCGGGTCAAAAGATGAGCCTTTCAGGGATTTGCAGTATGCATTTGACCAGGCAAAAGATGGGGATACCATCTTCGTTTTTCCTGGAACTTATGAGGCTAAGCCTGAAGAATATATAGAAGAACTGTGCGGCAACTGTCAGGAGCACAAGACCAGGGTTACTGCTACCAGAGGCTTCATAATTCAGAACAAAGGTCTGAACATAATCGGTAGTGGAAAAGATAATACAATCCTGGTTACAAGTGCAGGCTATGGAGTTTTGTTCGAACAAAGCCGGAATTCATTTATAACGAAACTTAAGATAACCGGAGGAAAAAGGGACCCGGATGGGAATGCCACTGATGCAGGGATTGTCACCAAATTCAGCACTGTTACCATAAAAGACCTTGAGGTCTCGGACAACACTCACCGGTTAGATGGGGTCGTAGTTGGAATCGGAGGTGTGTTCGGAAGGGAGAATTCTGAAATACATATTCTGAACAGCCGGATTCAAAATAACGGCTGGGACGGAGTGGCATTATACCGGGGTGCAACTGCCTATATTGCAGATAATGTTATTTGCGACGGACGAGGTGCAGGAATAGGGATAACCTGGGATGCTGTGGCGACGGTTTACCGCAACGAAATTTCTGGCTACTGGAAGGGAATCGGAACCTTTGGAAATTCCAGAGCTGTGGTGAGGAATAATCTGGTGCACGAGAATTTAGGGTGGGGTATAATCGCCACTGGTACATCTTATATGGATGCTTCGAATAATGTTATCACCAGAAACGGAAACTGCGGCTTTGCAGTCTGGAGCGCAGAGTGCAAAGGGGTCTGCACGAATAATATCATCACTGATAACGGCTGGAGAAAAGAATGGGTCTGCCCCTGCGTTGGAATCTGGGCAACTGATATAAATCCGAATTTTCCCATAACCTATAATGACGTCTTGAATAATAGCGCAGGCAACTACAAAGATTTACCAGACCAAACTGAGCAAAATGGGAACCTGTCAGTTGACCCGCTCTTTGAAAGCCAGACAGATTTTCATTTGAAATCCGGCTCTACTCTAATTGACAAAGGCAACCCTCTTTTGACTGATCCAGACGGTAGCATAAGCGACCCTGGATTGTATGGAGGACCAAACGCTCGCAGATAA
- a CDS encoding Gfo/Idh/MocA family oxidoreductase, translating to MSKNFAITGVAGYVAPRHLKAMKETGNRLVAAVDPHDSVGLLDSYFADVSFFTEFERFDRHIEKLRRQGEDQRVHYVSICSPNYLHDAHCRFALRVGADVICEKPVVLNPWNIDALQELEMESGKRIFTVLQLRVHPSLIALKEKVQKEKSSSKKEIILTYITSRGLWYLISWKGQVDKSGGLATNIGIHFFDLLLWLFGKVEGSEVHLATPTRTAGYMELENARVKWFLSIEKKDLPEECKSKGRTTFRSITIDGHEVEFSEGFTNLHTIVYRETLTGRGFGLDDARPSVVLAHDIRNAKIIGVNENSHPLVRNLK from the coding sequence ATGTCCAAAAACTTCGCAATAACCGGAGTAGCAGGATATGTGGCGCCAAGGCATCTTAAGGCGATGAAAGAGACCGGTAACAGATTGGTCGCAGCAGTTGATCCGCATGATTCGGTGGGTCTTCTGGACAGTTACTTCGCAGATGTCAGCTTCTTCACCGAGTTCGAGAGATTTGACCGGCATATTGAAAAACTTCGCCGGCAGGGAGAGGACCAGCGTGTGCATTACGTCAGCATCTGCTCTCCTAATTATCTGCACGATGCTCACTGCCGTTTTGCCCTCAGGGTCGGTGCGGATGTTATCTGCGAAAAACCGGTTGTCTTAAACCCCTGGAATATCGATGCACTGCAGGAATTAGAGATGGAGAGCGGGAAAAGGATTTTCACGGTCCTGCAGTTACGGGTTCATCCGTCATTGATCGCACTCAAAGAAAAAGTACAGAAAGAGAAGTCAAGTTCCAAAAAAGAGATTATCCTTACATATATTACTTCCCGCGGTCTTTGGTACCTGATTTCCTGGAAAGGCCAGGTCGACAAATCCGGCGGCTTAGCCACAAACATCGGGATTCATTTCTTTGACCTTTTGCTCTGGCTATTCGGAAAAGTAGAAGGTTCCGAGGTACATCTTGCCACACCCACAAGAACCGCAGGTTATATGGAGCTTGAAAATGCCAGGGTAAAGTGGTTTTTGTCAATCGAGAAAAAAGATCTGCCGGAAGAGTGTAAAAGCAAAGGCAGAACAACATTCCGCTCGATCACCATTGACGGGCATGAAGTCGAATTCTCAGAAGGGTTCACCAATTTGCACACCATTGTTTATCGGGAAACCCTGACAGGCAGAGGATTTGGCCTGGATGATGCCAGACCTTCTGTGGTCTTAGCTCATGATATAAGAAATGCCAAGATAATCGGGGTTAACGAGAATTCACATCCGTTGGTAAGGAATCTCAAGTAG
- a CDS encoding DUF1028 domain-containing protein: MNHKKIVLTVLMLLLCVALSNAQELKSYPCHTYSIVARDPSTGEMGVAVQSHYFSVGPVVPWAEAGVGAVATQSLVDVSYGPLGLDLMRAGKTAQDALKALLAGDKNNAVRQVAMIDASGNVAAHTGDKCIPAAGHIVGKNYSVQANLMLNDKVWPAMSKAFENTKGSLAERMLAALDAAQAQGGDIRGKQSAAILIVKGKSSGKPWQDKVLDLRVEDNPEPLKELRRLVKIAEAYHHSDLGDLALEKKDLKTALKEYAEARRLYPENVELEFWEATALVNNNRVDQSLPIFKEVFEKDPIWKELVRRLPSVDLLPKDEKVIKRILEVTK; encoded by the coding sequence ATGAATCACAAAAAAATCGTCCTGACAGTTTTAATGCTACTTTTATGTGTAGCTCTTTCGAACGCCCAGGAACTTAAATCTTATCCCTGCCATACCTATTCCATCGTTGCCCGTGACCCTTCAACCGGCGAGATGGGGGTTGCGGTTCAGTCTCATTATTTCTCAGTTGGACCTGTGGTCCCCTGGGCTGAGGCAGGGGTTGGCGCTGTGGCTACCCAATCCTTGGTGGATGTCTCTTATGGTCCTTTGGGCCTAGATTTGATGAGGGCAGGCAAGACTGCCCAGGATGCCCTGAAAGCTCTGCTTGCCGGAGATAAGAATAATGCCGTTCGCCAGGTGGCGATGATTGATGCGTCTGGAAACGTGGCAGCTCATACTGGAGATAAGTGCATACCGGCTGCTGGGCACATTGTCGGGAAAAACTATTCGGTTCAGGCAAATCTGATGTTGAATGATAAGGTCTGGCCTGCAATGTCCAAAGCCTTTGAGAATACCAAAGGGAGTTTGGCTGAGAGGATGCTCGCTGCCCTGGATGCGGCTCAAGCACAAGGCGGAGATATCCGAGGAAAACAATCTGCCGCAATTTTGATAGTCAAAGGTAAATCCTCTGGCAAGCCCTGGCAGGATAAGGTCCTGGATTTGAGAGTGGAGGATAATCCTGAGCCCTTAAAAGAGCTTAGAAGATTAGTAAAAATTGCCGAAGCCTACCACCATTCAGATTTAGGTGACCTGGCTTTAGAAAAGAAAGACCTGAAAACCGCTCTGAAAGAGTATGCTGAAGCAAGGAGACTATATCCTGAAAACGTGGAGTTGGAATTCTGGGAGGCAACCGCCTTAGTGAACAACAACCGGGTAGACCAATCCCTGCCTATCTTTAAAGAGGTTTTTGAAAAGGACCCTATCTGGAAAGAGCTGGTAAGAAGGCTTCCTTCAGTTGATTTGTTACCGAAAGACGAGAAGGTAATCAAGAGAATTCTGGAAGTTACAAAATAA
- a CDS encoding NAD+ synthase, with amino-acid sequence MRSLRVGMAQINCTVGDLGGNTKKIIQYLDKARKIGVELICFPELAITGYPPEDLLLKPRFIEDNLKALKKIIQKTVGLTAVVGFVDKNGEVFNAAAIIHNKKLVDVYYKSNLPNYGVFDEYRYFQPGEKPSVYQVGDFVFGVNICEDIWYPEGPAKIQALIGEAELIVNINASPYHMDKWKEREKMLSTRASDNRVFILYNNLVGGQDELVFDGMGMIFDPEGKTICRGKQFEEDFIIADLDLDEVFRARLHDPKWRTEKEKLKSKTVNKIIVTKKTLKRRKSKIKRINPEPLSPLAEVYKALVLGTKDYLRKNGFSKAVLGLSGGIDSALVAVIAKDALGKENVISVFMPSEFTSKRSLLDAKKLAHNLGTKFINLPIRKILETYISTLSSGFKGKKPDVTEENLQARIRGNLLMALSNKFGWLVLTTGNKSELAAGYSTLYGDMVGGFVVLKDIPKTLVYKLARHRNSQEKKELIPEDILKREPTAELKPGQKDTDTLPPYPVLDPILKYYVEEDKGFKEIKDLGFNEDTIIKVMQMVDRSEYKRRQAPPGIKITARAFGKDRRLPITNKYKEF; translated from the coding sequence ATGCGTTCTTTAAGGGTCGGGATGGCACAGATAAACTGCACCGTAGGGGATTTAGGGGGAAATACCAAGAAGATAATCCAGTATTTGGACAAAGCCAGAAAAATTGGGGTTGAGCTGATATGTTTTCCTGAGCTTGCCATCACCGGATATCCGCCTGAGGATCTGCTCCTCAAGCCCCGGTTCATCGAAGATAACCTGAAGGCTTTGAAAAAAATTATCCAGAAGACTGTAGGTTTAACTGCAGTGGTAGGCTTTGTGGATAAAAATGGGGAGGTTTTCAATGCAGCAGCCATTATCCATAATAAGAAACTGGTGGACGTTTATTATAAAAGCAACCTGCCCAATTATGGGGTGTTTGACGAATACCGCTATTTTCAGCCGGGTGAAAAACCCTCTGTTTATCAGGTGGGCGACTTCGTCTTTGGGGTAAATATCTGCGAAGATATCTGGTATCCAGAAGGACCGGCAAAGATTCAGGCTTTAATCGGCGAAGCTGAACTGATAGTGAATATCAACGCCTCACCCTATCATATGGACAAGTGGAAAGAAAGGGAAAAGATGCTTTCCACCCGTGCCAGCGACAATCGGGTCTTCATTTTGTATAATAACTTAGTTGGAGGCCAGGATGAGCTGGTCTTTGACGGAATGGGTATGATTTTTGACCCTGAAGGTAAAACCATCTGCCGGGGTAAACAGTTCGAAGAGGATTTTATAATAGCAGACCTGGACTTGGATGAGGTTTTCAGGGCAAGATTACACGACCCTAAATGGAGAACGGAAAAAGAGAAACTCAAATCTAAAACCGTCAATAAAATAATCGTCACAAAAAAAACTCTTAAGAGAAGAAAATCAAAGATAAAAAGGATAAATCCGGAACCTCTCTCGCCTCTGGCTGAAGTCTATAAGGCTCTGGTTTTGGGGACTAAAGATTACCTCAGGAAGAACGGGTTTTCTAAAGCGGTCCTTGGACTGAGCGGAGGAATAGACTCTGCCCTGGTAGCCGTGATTGCCAAAGATGCCTTAGGTAAAGAAAACGTTATTTCTGTTTTTATGCCATCTGAGTTTACTTCTAAAAGAAGTCTTTTGGATGCTAAAAAATTAGCTCATAATCTGGGGACCAAGTTTATCAATCTTCCTATCCGGAAAATCCTGGAGACCTATATCTCAACTTTGTCTTCAGGGTTTAAAGGTAAAAAGCCGGACGTGACTGAGGAAAACCTCCAGGCAAGGATAAGAGGTAATCTTTTGATGGCTCTTTCCAACAAATTCGGCTGGCTGGTGTTGACTACCGGGAATAAAAGCGAGTTAGCTGCAGGATATTCTACTCTGTATGGAGATATGGTTGGTGGCTTTGTGGTTTTGAAAGATATTCCCAAAACTTTAGTTTACAAGTTAGCCCGCCATAGAAATTCTCAGGAGAAAAAGGAGCTGATCCCGGAAGATATTTTGAAAAGAGAGCCCACGGCCGAGCTTAAGCCCGGGCAAAAGGATACTGACACTCTTCCTCCTTATCCGGTTTTAGACCCGATTTTAAAATATTATGTGGAGGAAGATAAGGGGTTCAAGGAAATAAAGGATTTGGGTTTTAATGAAGATACTATAATTAAAGTTATGCAGATGGTGGACAGAAGCGAATATAAAAGAAGACAGGCGCCCCCTGGCATAAAGATTACTGCCCGAGCCTTTGGAAAAGACCGCAGATTGCCAATCACCAATAAATATAAAGAGTTCTAA
- the mtgA gene encoding monofunctional biosynthetic peptidoglycan transglycosylase, producing the protein MTFPKPKKFKWRYVFLGLLLIFVLIFLLEYLTLPDVKYLQKENPETTSLVRIRNKEYEKKGKKPREYRIWVPYSQISPYLKKAILVGEDINFFTHSGIDLQEMKESLKIDWKKKKFSRGASTITQQLAKNLYLSPSKNPLRKLKEILIAFRLEKSLSKRRIFELYLNLVEWGDGIYGCEAASRYYFEKSSSDLTPDEAICMATSLPFPRKYPPTSDARRFERRRNIILNRMLKYGFLTLEEYEAPLNPQVEEPKDST; encoded by the coding sequence ATGACCTTTCCAAAACCAAAAAAATTCAAATGGCGCTATGTCTTTTTAGGTTTGCTTTTAATTTTTGTTCTCATCTTTCTTTTAGAGTATTTAACCCTGCCGGATGTAAAATATCTTCAAAAGGAAAATCCTGAGACCACCTCTTTAGTCCGGATAAGGAACAAAGAATATGAGAAAAAAGGCAAAAAGCCCAGGGAATACCGCATCTGGGTACCATATAGCCAGATTTCGCCCTATCTGAAAAAAGCTATTTTAGTGGGTGAGGATATAAATTTCTTCACTCACAGCGGAATAGATCTGCAGGAGATGAAAGAATCCTTAAAGATCGACTGGAAAAAGAAAAAATTCTCCAGAGGAGCATCCACCATTACCCAGCAATTAGCCAAAAACCTCTACCTTTCACCTTCAAAAAATCCTTTGAGAAAATTGAAGGAGATTCTAATTGCCTTCAGATTGGAAAAATCATTGAGCAAAAGAAGGATCTTTGAGCTTTATCTGAATTTAGTTGAATGGGGAGATGGAATCTACGGCTGTGAAGCGGCTTCCAGATATTATTTTGAAAAATCATCATCAGACCTTACTCCAGATGAGGCGATCTGCATGGCGACCTCTTTACCCTTTCCCCGGAAATACCCGCCTACCTCAGACGCCCGAAGATTTGAAAGAAGAAGAAATATAATTTTAAACCGGATGCTAAAATACGGATTCTTAACCTTAGAGGAATATGAAGCACCTTTGAATCCGCAAGTTGAGGAACCCAAAGATTCAACTTGA